From Electrophorus electricus isolate fEleEle1 chromosome 8, fEleEle1.pri, whole genome shotgun sequence, the proteins below share one genomic window:
- the kat2b gene encoding histone acetyltransferase KAT2B isoform X1: MSENSGIQQGSPAIGAAGSAPAAPGAGGSECSGTAVGSARIAVKKTQLRSSPRLKKLEKLGVYSSCKAEGACKCNGWKSQNPPPTPPPPTPPRIEQPIAVNLLEPCRSCSHSLGDHVTHLENVSEEEVNRLLGIVVDVEYLYTCVHKEEDADTKQVYFSLFKLLRKCVLQMGKPVVEALESPPFEKPSIEQGVNNFVQYKFSHLPSKERQTIVELATMFLNQINYWQLETPSQRKQRVPTDDAAGYKINYTRWLCYCNVPLFCDSLPRYETTQIFGRTLLRSVFTVMRKQLLEQARQEKDKLPPEKRTLILTHFPKFLSMLEEEVYSCSSPIWSEDFMAGSSGGQIPRVISVARPLYCSSSSSPVDTAGGGSVSPAWKTNSAVEPSPFFMIMGVCEGGEKRKSSEPLSHEYTKKSRVIGDIPMELINEVMSTITDPTAMLGPETSLLSAHSARDEAARLEERRGVIEFHVIGNSLNQKPNKKILMWLVGLQNVFSHQLPRMPKEYITRLVFDPKHKTLSLIKDGRVIGGICFRMFPSQGFTEIVFCAVTSNEQVKGYGTHLMNHLKEYHIKHEILNFLTYADEYAIGYFKKQGFSKDIKVPKAKYVGYIKDYEGATLMGCELNPSIPYTEFSVIIKKQKEIIKKLIERKQAQIRKVYPGLSCFKEGVRQIPIESIPGIRETGWKPVGKGKEVKDPDQLYSSLKNILQQVKSHQNAWPFMEPVKKNEAPGYYQVIRFPMDLKTMTERLKSRYYTTRKLFMADMQRIFTNCREYNPPESEYYKCANLLEKFFYVKIKEAGLIDK, encoded by the exons ATGTCAGAAAATTCCGGGATTCAACAGGGCTCCCCAGCTATCGGTGCAGCGGGCTCTGCTCCAGCTGCGCCTGGAGCTGGGGGATCCGAATGTTCTGGCACCGCTGTCGGCTCTGCACGTATCGCCGTGAAGAAGACTCAGCTCCGCTCCTCCCCGCGACTAAAAAAACTGGAGAAACTCGGTGTATACTCTTCTTGTAAG GCTGAAGGAGCTTGTAAGTGTAATGGCTGGAAAAGCCAGAATCCTCCTCCAACTCCACCACCTCCAACGCCTCCTAGGATTGAGCAACCAATTGCTGTTAATCTACTTGAGCCTTGCAGGAGTTGTAGCCATTCCTTAG GAGATCATGTGACACATCTTGAGAATGTATCCGAAGAGGAGGTGAACAGgctgctgggtattgtagttgACGTGGAGTACCTCTATACCTGTGTTCACAAAGAGGAGGACGCTGACACTAAACAGGTCTACTTCTCTCTGTTTAAG ctgCTGAGGAAATGCGTATTGCAAATGGGGAAGCCTGTGGTGGAAGCTTTGGAGAGCCCACCATTTGAGAAGCCCAGCATTGAACAG GGGGTAAATAACTTTGTGCAGTATAAGTTCAGTCACCTACCTTCTAAAGAGCGGCAAACTATTGTGGAGCTGGCAACGATGTTTCTAAACCAGATCAACTACTGGCAGCTGGAGACTCCTTCACAGAGGAAACAGCGGGTGCCCACTGACGATGCCGCTGGGTACAAAATCAATTATACCAG gtggcTGTGCTACTGTAATGTGCCACTGTTCTGTGACAGTCTCCCACGCTACGAGACAACGCAGATATTTGGGCGTACTCTCCTGCGCTCTGTCTTCACGGTCATGAGgaagcagctgctggagcaggCCAGACAGGAGAAAGACAAACTGCCCCCTGAAAAACGCACACTCATCCTCACCCACTTCCCCAA GTTCCTGTCTatgctggaggaggaggtgtaCAGTTGTAGTTCTCCTATCTGGAGTGAAGACTTCATGGCTGGCTCATCAGGGGGCCAGATCCCCAGAG TGATTAGTGTGGCACGACCACTGTACTGCAGCAGTAGCTCCTCCCCTGTGGACACAGCAGGTGGGGGCAGCGTGAGTCCCGCTTGGAAAACCAACTCTGCTGTGGAACCCAGCCCAT TCTTCATgattatgggtgtgtgtgaaggtggaGAGAAGCGAAAGTCCTCAGAGCCCTTGTCTCATGAATATACTAAGAAATCCCGAGTGATTGGTGATATTCCCATGGAGCTGATTAATGAAGTCATGTCCACTATCACGGATCCTACTGCCATGCTTGGACCGGAG ACCAGTCTTCTGTCAGCTCACTCTGCCCGAGACGAAGCTGCAAGGTTAGAAGAGAGGCGAGGAGTGATCGAGTTCCATGTCATTGGCAACTCCCTCAATCAGAAGCCCAACAAAAAGATCCTGATGTGGCTTGTGGGTCTTCAGAATGTCTTCTCCCACCAGCTGCCCCGCATGCCCAAAGAGTACATCACACGCCTCGTCTTCGACCC GAAGCACAAAACCCTGTCTCTAATCAAAGATGGCCGCGTGATTGGGGGTATCTGCTTTCGCATGTTTCCATCTCAGGGCTTCACAGAGATTGTTTTTTGTGCTGTAACCTCCAACGAACAGGTCAAG GGTTACGGAACTCACCTGATGAACCATCTGAAAGAGTACCACATCAAGCATGAGATCCTCAACTTCCTCACATATGCTGATGAGTACGCTATTGGCTACTTTAAAAAGCAG GGGTTCTCAAAGGACATTAAGGTGCCCAAAGCCAAGTATGTGGGCTACATCAAAGACTATGAAGGTGCCACACTCATGGGCTGTGAACTCAACCCCAGCATCCCATATACAGAGTTCTCCGTTATCatcaagaaacagaaagag ATCATTAAAAAGCTGATAGAGAGGAAGCAGGCTCAGATTCGTAAGGTGTACCCTGGCTTGTCCTGTTTTAAGGAAGGTGTTCGACAGATTCCCATCGAGAGTATTCCAGGCATAC GTGAAACAGGCTGGAAACCTGTGGGGAAAGG CAAAGAGGTAAAAGATCCAGATCAGCTCTACAGCAGCCTAAAGAACATTCTGCAGCAGGTCAAG TCACATCAGAATGCATGGCCCTTTATGGAACCTGTTAAGAAAAATGAAGCTCCTGGTTATTACCAAGTCATTCGCTTTCCTATGG acCTCAAGACCATGACTGAGCGTCTGAAGAGTCGATATTACACAACACGTAAGCTCTTCATGGCCGACATGCAACGGATCTTCACTAACTGTCGCGAATACAACCCTCCCGAGAGCGAGTACTACAAGTGTGCCAATCTGCTGGAGAAGTTCTTCTATGTTAAGATCAAAGAGGCAGGCCTCATTGACAAGTAG
- the kat2b gene encoding histone acetyltransferase KAT2B isoform X2: MSENSGIQQGSPAIGAAGSAPAAPGAGGSECSGTAVGSARIAVKKTQLRSSPRLKKLEKLGVYSSCKAEGACKCNGWKSQNPPPTPPPPTPPRIEQPIAVNLLEPCRSCSHSLGDHVTHLENVSEEEVNRLLGIVVDVEYLYTCVHKEEDADTKQVYFSLFKLLRKCVLQMGKPVVEALESPPFEKPSIEQGVNNFVQYKFSHLPSKERQTIVELATMFLNQINYWQLETPSQRKQRVPTDDAAGYKINYTRWLCYCNVPLFCDSLPRYETTQIFGRTLLRSVFTVMRKQLLEQARQEKDKLPPEKRTLILTHFPKFLSMLEEEVYSCSSPIWSEDFMAGSSGGQIPRVISVARPLYCSSSSSPVDTAGGGSVSPAWKTNSAVEPSPCGEKRKSSEPLSHEYTKKSRVIGDIPMELINEVMSTITDPTAMLGPETSLLSAHSARDEAARLEERRGVIEFHVIGNSLNQKPNKKILMWLVGLQNVFSHQLPRMPKEYITRLVFDPKHKTLSLIKDGRVIGGICFRMFPSQGFTEIVFCAVTSNEQVKGYGTHLMNHLKEYHIKHEILNFLTYADEYAIGYFKKQGFSKDIKVPKAKYVGYIKDYEGATLMGCELNPSIPYTEFSVIIKKQKEIIKKLIERKQAQIRKVYPGLSCFKEGVRQIPIESIPGIRETGWKPVGKGKEVKDPDQLYSSLKNILQQVKSHQNAWPFMEPVKKNEAPGYYQVIRFPMDLKTMTERLKSRYYTTRKLFMADMQRIFTNCREYNPPESEYYKCANLLEKFFYVKIKEAGLIDK, encoded by the exons ATGTCAGAAAATTCCGGGATTCAACAGGGCTCCCCAGCTATCGGTGCAGCGGGCTCTGCTCCAGCTGCGCCTGGAGCTGGGGGATCCGAATGTTCTGGCACCGCTGTCGGCTCTGCACGTATCGCCGTGAAGAAGACTCAGCTCCGCTCCTCCCCGCGACTAAAAAAACTGGAGAAACTCGGTGTATACTCTTCTTGTAAG GCTGAAGGAGCTTGTAAGTGTAATGGCTGGAAAAGCCAGAATCCTCCTCCAACTCCACCACCTCCAACGCCTCCTAGGATTGAGCAACCAATTGCTGTTAATCTACTTGAGCCTTGCAGGAGTTGTAGCCATTCCTTAG GAGATCATGTGACACATCTTGAGAATGTATCCGAAGAGGAGGTGAACAGgctgctgggtattgtagttgACGTGGAGTACCTCTATACCTGTGTTCACAAAGAGGAGGACGCTGACACTAAACAGGTCTACTTCTCTCTGTTTAAG ctgCTGAGGAAATGCGTATTGCAAATGGGGAAGCCTGTGGTGGAAGCTTTGGAGAGCCCACCATTTGAGAAGCCCAGCATTGAACAG GGGGTAAATAACTTTGTGCAGTATAAGTTCAGTCACCTACCTTCTAAAGAGCGGCAAACTATTGTGGAGCTGGCAACGATGTTTCTAAACCAGATCAACTACTGGCAGCTGGAGACTCCTTCACAGAGGAAACAGCGGGTGCCCACTGACGATGCCGCTGGGTACAAAATCAATTATACCAG gtggcTGTGCTACTGTAATGTGCCACTGTTCTGTGACAGTCTCCCACGCTACGAGACAACGCAGATATTTGGGCGTACTCTCCTGCGCTCTGTCTTCACGGTCATGAGgaagcagctgctggagcaggCCAGACAGGAGAAAGACAAACTGCCCCCTGAAAAACGCACACTCATCCTCACCCACTTCCCCAA GTTCCTGTCTatgctggaggaggaggtgtaCAGTTGTAGTTCTCCTATCTGGAGTGAAGACTTCATGGCTGGCTCATCAGGGGGCCAGATCCCCAGAG TGATTAGTGTGGCACGACCACTGTACTGCAGCAGTAGCTCCTCCCCTGTGGACACAGCAGGTGGGGGCAGCGTGAGTCCCGCTTGGAAAACCAACTCTGCTGTGGAACCCAGCCCAT gtggaGAGAAGCGAAAGTCCTCAGAGCCCTTGTCTCATGAATATACTAAGAAATCCCGAGTGATTGGTGATATTCCCATGGAGCTGATTAATGAAGTCATGTCCACTATCACGGATCCTACTGCCATGCTTGGACCGGAG ACCAGTCTTCTGTCAGCTCACTCTGCCCGAGACGAAGCTGCAAGGTTAGAAGAGAGGCGAGGAGTGATCGAGTTCCATGTCATTGGCAACTCCCTCAATCAGAAGCCCAACAAAAAGATCCTGATGTGGCTTGTGGGTCTTCAGAATGTCTTCTCCCACCAGCTGCCCCGCATGCCCAAAGAGTACATCACACGCCTCGTCTTCGACCC GAAGCACAAAACCCTGTCTCTAATCAAAGATGGCCGCGTGATTGGGGGTATCTGCTTTCGCATGTTTCCATCTCAGGGCTTCACAGAGATTGTTTTTTGTGCTGTAACCTCCAACGAACAGGTCAAG GGTTACGGAACTCACCTGATGAACCATCTGAAAGAGTACCACATCAAGCATGAGATCCTCAACTTCCTCACATATGCTGATGAGTACGCTATTGGCTACTTTAAAAAGCAG GGGTTCTCAAAGGACATTAAGGTGCCCAAAGCCAAGTATGTGGGCTACATCAAAGACTATGAAGGTGCCACACTCATGGGCTGTGAACTCAACCCCAGCATCCCATATACAGAGTTCTCCGTTATCatcaagaaacagaaagag ATCATTAAAAAGCTGATAGAGAGGAAGCAGGCTCAGATTCGTAAGGTGTACCCTGGCTTGTCCTGTTTTAAGGAAGGTGTTCGACAGATTCCCATCGAGAGTATTCCAGGCATAC GTGAAACAGGCTGGAAACCTGTGGGGAAAGG CAAAGAGGTAAAAGATCCAGATCAGCTCTACAGCAGCCTAAAGAACATTCTGCAGCAGGTCAAG TCACATCAGAATGCATGGCCCTTTATGGAACCTGTTAAGAAAAATGAAGCTCCTGGTTATTACCAAGTCATTCGCTTTCCTATGG acCTCAAGACCATGACTGAGCGTCTGAAGAGTCGATATTACACAACACGTAAGCTCTTCATGGCCGACATGCAACGGATCTTCACTAACTGTCGCGAATACAACCCTCCCGAGAGCGAGTACTACAAGTGTGCCAATCTGCTGGAGAAGTTCTTCTATGTTAAGATCAAAGAGGCAGGCCTCATTGACAAGTAG